One genomic segment of uncultured Ilyobacter sp. includes these proteins:
- the purD gene encoding phosphoribosylamine--glycine ligase produces the protein MKILVVGSGGREHAICWKIQENKNVEKIYCAPGNAGIELLEKVENVELHGMEDIVAFAEKEKIDLTMVGSEELLVAGIVDRFKEKGLKIFGPDSKAALLEGSKAYAKDFMKKYGVKTAAYEIFTDADKAKAYLETINFPVVIKASGLAAGKGVLICADINEGIEAVNDIMVDKKFNDAGNEVVIEEFLEGVEASILSITDSKQIVSFISAKDHKKIGEGDTGLNTGGMGVIAPNPYVTSKVYDQYIKDIVDPTLKGIKSEGLDFCGVIFFGLMINSRGVYLLEYNMRMGDPETQVVLPLLESDYLNILNDTLLGELDGSKIKWKNESACCIVAASGGYPEAYDNGYEITGCDAVSDLVFMAGVKKEDKKFVTAGGRVLNVVALGKDLDDAKKNAYNSIGKIKFDKMYYRRDIGKIN, from the coding sequence ATGAAGATATTGGTTGTAGGCAGCGGCGGAAGAGAACATGCCATATGCTGGAAAATACAGGAAAATAAAAATGTCGAAAAAATATATTGTGCACCTGGAAATGCTGGTATCGAGCTTTTGGAAAAGGTTGAAAATGTAGAACTTCATGGAATGGAAGATATAGTGGCCTTTGCTGAAAAAGAAAAAATAGATTTGACTATGGTGGGAAGCGAAGAACTTCTAGTGGCAGGTATTGTAGACAGATTCAAAGAGAAAGGACTTAAAATCTTTGGACCTGACAGTAAGGCGGCTCTTCTAGAGGGATCTAAGGCCTATGCTAAGGATTTCATGAAAAAATACGGTGTGAAAACTGCGGCCTATGAGATATTTACAGATGCTGATAAGGCAAAGGCTTACCTTGAGACTATCAATTTCCCAGTTGTAATAAAGGCCAGTGGTCTTGCTGCAGGGAAGGGAGTCCTCATCTGTGCCGATATCAATGAGGGTATAGAGGCTGTAAATGATATCATGGTAGACAAAAAGTTCAATGATGCTGGAAATGAAGTAGTTATAGAGGAATTTTTAGAAGGTGTAGAGGCCTCTATACTTTCTATTACAGACTCTAAACAGATAGTTTCCTTCATATCTGCAAAGGACCACAAGAAGATCGGAGAAGGGGATACAGGCCTCAACACCGGTGGTATGGGTGTAATCGCCCCAAATCCCTATGTAACCTCTAAAGTATATGACCAGTATATCAAGGATATCGTTGATCCTACTCTAAAGGGTATAAAAAGTGAAGGTCTAGACTTCTGCGGAGTAATCTTCTTTGGACTGATGATAAACAGCAGAGGGGTATATCTCCTTGAATATAACATGAGAATGGGAGATCCTGAAACTCAGGTAGTACTTCCTCTTCTAGAAAGTGATTATTTAAACATCCTGAACGATACTCTGCTAGGAGAGCTCGACGGCTCTAAAATCAAATGGAAAAATGAATCTGCGTGCTGTATCGTGGCGGCTTCCGGTGGATACCCTGAGGCTTACGATAACGGATATGAGATAACCGGTTGTGATGCTGTAAGTGATCTTGTATTTATGGCAGGAGTAAAAAAAGAGGACAAAAAATTTGTCACTGCAGGTGGAAGAGTCTTAAATGTAGTTGCTCTTGGAAAAGACCTCGATGATGCAAAGAAAAATGCATATAATTCTATTGGAAAAATTAAATTTGACAAAATGTACTACAGGAGAGATATAGGAAAGATAAATTAA
- the purH gene encoding bifunctional phosphoribosylaminoimidazolecarboxamide formyltransferase/IMP cyclohydrolase, producing MKRALISVYDKTGILDFAKFLVEIGVEVVSTGGTYKYLKENSIPVTDVSEVTGAPEMLDGRVKTLHPNIHGGILAIRSNKEHMETLEKREITPIDIVIVNLYPFFDEVQNDISFEEKVEFIDIGGPTMLRSAAKSFEDVIVITDVEDYSKIQSELESTGNLSFEGRKKLAGKVFNLTSAYDAAISNFLLEGEMPKYLSVSYEKMMDLRYGENPHQNAAYYVSTTEKGAMKDFEQLNGKELSFNNIRDMDVAWKVVSEFEETACCGLKHSTPCGVAVADTVAEAYKKSYDCDPISIFGGIVAMNKTVDGETAAEMSKTFLEIVIATDFTDEALEILKKKKNLRIIKAKYTPCDKIEYVKVDGGILVQDSDKAFSKDFKVVTEKEPSKKEMDDMVFGMKVVKHVKSNAIVVVKDGMAKGVGTGETNRIWATKQAIERAGDGAVLASDAFFPFRDVVDECAKAGITAIVQPGGSMRDQESIDACNEHKISMVFTGLRHFKH from the coding sequence ATGAAAAGAGCGCTGATTTCAGTTTATGATAAAACAGGAATATTGGATTTTGCAAAATTTTTAGTAGAAATAGGTGTAGAGGTAGTATCTACAGGGGGGACTTATAAGTACCTGAAAGAAAACTCTATCCCTGTTACAGATGTGTCAGAAGTCACAGGAGCACCGGAAATGCTAGACGGAAGAGTAAAAACTCTCCATCCTAATATTCACGGCGGAATACTAGCTATAAGAAGCAACAAAGAACATATGGAGACTCTAGAAAAAAGAGAGATCACTCCTATAGATATAGTTATTGTAAATCTGTACCCATTCTTTGACGAGGTACAAAATGACATCTCTTTTGAAGAAAAAGTGGAATTTATCGATATAGGCGGCCCTACTATGCTTAGATCTGCTGCAAAATCATTTGAAGATGTAATCGTGATAACAGATGTAGAAGATTACTCAAAAATTCAGAGTGAGCTAGAAAGTACAGGAAACCTTTCTTTTGAAGGCAGAAAAAAACTGGCAGGAAAGGTATTTAACCTGACATCTGCCTATGATGCTGCAATCTCAAACTTCCTTTTAGAAGGAGAGATGCCTAAGTACCTAAGTGTTTCTTATGAAAAAATGATGGACCTAAGATACGGAGAAAATCCTCACCAAAATGCAGCATACTATGTATCTACTACTGAAAAGGGTGCAATGAAGGATTTTGAACAATTGAACGGTAAAGAACTTTCTTTCAATAATATCAGAGATATGGATGTAGCATGGAAGGTAGTAAGCGAGTTTGAAGAAACTGCATGCTGCGGGCTAAAACATTCTACACCTTGCGGAGTAGCCGTAGCTGATACTGTGGCAGAAGCCTATAAAAAATCATACGACTGCGATCCAATATCTATTTTTGGTGGAATCGTAGCAATGAACAAGACAGTAGACGGAGAAACTGCTGCTGAGATGAGCAAAACATTCCTTGAGATAGTTATAGCAACTGATTTCACAGATGAAGCTCTGGAAATACTAAAGAAAAAGAAAAACCTCAGAATAATAAAAGCTAAATATACTCCTTGTGACAAAATAGAGTATGTAAAAGTAGACGGAGGAATTCTTGTACAGGATTCTGACAAGGCTTTTTCAAAGGATTTTAAAGTTGTAACTGAAAAAGAACCTTCTAAAAAAGAGATGGATGACATGGTCTTTGGAATGAAGGTCGTAAAACACGTAAAATCAAATGCAATTGTAGTGGTTAAAGATGGTATGGCTAAGGGTGTCGGAACTGGAGAAACAAACAGAATATGGGCTACAAAGCAGGCTATAGAAAGAGCTGGAGACGGTGCAGTCCTTGCATCAGATGCTTTTTTCCCTTTCAGAGATGTAGTAGATGAGTGTGCTAAGGCTGGAATAACTGCAATAGTACAGCCTGGTGGTTCTATGAGAGATCAGGAATCTATCGATGCTTGCAATGAGCACAAAATATCAATGGTATTTACCGGACTAAGACATTTTAAGCATTAA
- the purN gene encoding phosphoribosylglycinamide formyltransferase gives MLNIAVLVSGGGSNFQSIIDRINDGKLLCKIQCVIADRECYGLERAGNNGIKTYLLDRKELKNNLSKEIDVILDGKVDLIVLAGFLSILDSEFTKKWSKKIINIHPSLLPKFGGPGMYGIKIHKAVIAAGEKESGCTVHYVDAGVDTGEIIYQEKVSVFENDTPETLQKRVLEIEHRLLPQAIMDIAEDN, from the coding sequence ATGCTTAATATAGCAGTGTTGGTATCAGGAGGTGGAAGTAACTTTCAATCTATCATCGATAGAATCAACGACGGAAAGCTTCTTTGTAAAATACAGTGTGTCATTGCTGACAGAGAATGCTATGGATTAGAAAGAGCAGGCAATAACGGTATAAAAACATACCTTTTAGATAGAAAAGAACTAAAAAACAATCTCTCTAAGGAGATTGATGTCATTTTAGACGGCAAGGTAGACCTCATCGTTCTTGCAGGGTTCCTCTCCATACTTGATTCTGAATTCACAAAAAAATGGAGCAAAAAAATAATAAACATTCATCCGTCACTTCTCCCAAAATTCGGGGGACCTGGAATGTATGGAATAAAAATCCATAAGGCTGTAATCGCCGCCGGAGAAAAAGAAAGCGGATGTACGGTACACTATGTAGATGCAGGTGTGGACACTGGAGAGATAATATATCAGGAAAAAGTATCTGTATTCGAGAATGATACCCCTGAAACTCTTCAGAAAAGAGTCCTTGAAATAGAGCACAGACTTTTACCTCAGGCCATTATGGATATCGCTGAGGATAACTAA
- the purM gene encoding phosphoribosylformylglycinamidine cyclo-ligase: protein MSISYKDAGVNKEEGYKAVELMKKAVSKTHNKSVLNGLGSFGAMYEMGQYKNPVLVSGTDGVGTKLEVAFKMGVYNTVGIDAVAMCVNDILCHGAKPMFFLDYMACGKLDAEKAAQLVSGVAEGCLQSGSALVGGETAEMPGFYKDGDYDIAGFSVGVVEKDEIINGSTVEEGDVLIALPSSGVHSNGFSLVRRLVTDFEEELNGKKIGEILLEPTRIYVKPVLALLKKFTVKGMAHITGGGLPENLPRTIRDGYQAVVEKEKIRIPEIFKHLQSKGVPEEEMYGTFNMGVGFVLVVGSKDKDAVIAELKTHGEEAYEIGYIQKGDKELCLI from the coding sequence ATGTCAATTTCTTATAAAGATGCCGGAGTAAATAAAGAAGAGGGATACAAGGCTGTAGAACTCATGAAAAAAGCCGTATCAAAAACTCATAATAAAAGTGTTTTAAATGGTCTGGGAAGTTTTGGAGCCATGTATGAGATGGGTCAGTACAAAAATCCAGTTCTTGTATCTGGAACTGACGGTGTAGGGACAAAACTAGAAGTGGCATTTAAGATGGGAGTATATAATACTGTTGGTATAGATGCTGTAGCAATGTGTGTCAACGATATCCTGTGTCATGGGGCAAAACCGATGTTTTTTCTTGACTATATGGCATGTGGAAAATTAGATGCTGAAAAAGCTGCTCAACTGGTTTCAGGAGTGGCAGAGGGGTGCCTTCAGTCAGGATCTGCTCTTGTAGGAGGAGAAACAGCTGAGATGCCTGGTTTTTATAAAGACGGAGACTATGACATCGCAGGTTTTTCTGTGGGAGTCGTAGAAAAAGACGAAATAATAAACGGAAGCACAGTAGAAGAGGGAGATGTTCTCATAGCCCTTCCGTCCTCTGGAGTCCACAGCAACGGTTTTTCTCTTGTGAGAAGGTTAGTTACTGATTTTGAAGAGGAGCTCAATGGTAAAAAAATAGGAGAAATTCTTCTTGAACCTACAAGGATTTATGTGAAGCCAGTTCTTGCCCTACTTAAAAAATTTACTGTAAAGGGTATGGCACACATCACAGGGGGAGGTCTTCCTGAAAACCTTCCTAGAACAATAAGAGATGGATACCAGGCCGTGGTGGAAAAAGAAAAAATAAGAATTCCTGAAATATTCAAACATCTTCAGTCTAAAGGTGTACCTGAAGAAGAGATGTACGGAACTTTCAACATGGGAGTAGGATTTGTACTTGTAGTAGGCTCTAAAGATAAGGATGCAGTAATAGCAGAGCTAAAAACTCATGGAGAAGAGGCTTATGAAATAGGCTATATCCAAAAGGGAGATAAAGAGTTATGCTTAATATAG
- the purF gene encoding amidophosphoribosyltransferase: MYDIHDIDKMEEECGVFGVYSSEIKKVSSLTYYGLYALQHRGQESAGITVSNFGEKTTFKGMGLVADVFSSEQLEKLKGNAAIGHVRYSTSGASKLINAQPLESKFKLGQIAVAHNGNLVNADIIKELLEDSGSTFITDIDSEVIINMIARKASKGLEEAIRSTVSAIKGSYSLVILADQKLIGVRDPYGIRPLCLGQNDEGDFFLASESCALDAVGADLIRDIEPGEMVIIDDHGVKSIKYAENTKNAPCSFETIYFARPDSIIDGKSAFQVRVESGRYLARQKPVEADVVIGVPDSGIPAAIGFAEESGIPYTVGLIKNKYIGRTFIKPSQELREKAVQVKLNPLKVNVVGKRVVVVDDSLVRGTTSRLLIQMLRKAGATEVHFRSASPAVKYPCYFGIDTAHRKELIASTHSIEEIKEVIGADSLDYLTLQNLAKVLGSEDFCLGCFDGEYPVCTPMGEV, encoded by the coding sequence ATGTATGATATACACGATATAGATAAAATGGAAGAGGAGTGCGGAGTATTCGGTGTCTACTCAAGCGAGATAAAAAAAGTCTCGAGTCTTACCTACTACGGACTGTATGCCCTTCAGCACAGGGGGCAGGAGAGTGCAGGAATCACTGTCTCAAATTTTGGAGAAAAAACAACTTTTAAAGGAATGGGACTTGTAGCCGATGTTTTTAGCTCTGAACAACTAGAAAAATTAAAGGGAAATGCTGCCATAGGTCACGTAAGATACTCAACTTCGGGAGCTAGTAAACTCATCAATGCACAGCCCCTTGAGAGTAAATTTAAACTTGGGCAGATAGCAGTGGCTCACAACGGAAACCTTGTAAACGCAGATATAATAAAGGAACTTCTTGAGGATTCAGGATCTACTTTCATTACTGACATAGATTCAGAAGTTATCATAAACATGATAGCAAGAAAAGCCTCTAAGGGTCTAGAAGAAGCCATAAGAAGTACTGTAAGTGCGATAAAAGGCTCTTATTCTCTTGTTATCTTGGCTGACCAGAAGCTTATAGGGGTAAGAGATCCTTACGGTATAAGACCTCTATGTCTTGGACAGAATGACGAGGGGGATTTTTTTCTAGCCTCTGAATCCTGTGCCCTAGATGCTGTGGGAGCAGATCTTATAAGAGATATCGAACCTGGAGAAATGGTCATAATAGACGACCACGGTGTAAAATCAATTAAGTACGCTGAAAATACTAAAAATGCTCCTTGTTCATTTGAAACTATATATTTTGCTAGACCTGACAGTATCATAGACGGAAAGAGTGCCTTCCAAGTCAGAGTGGAATCTGGAAGATACCTTGCAAGGCAAAAACCTGTAGAGGCAGACGTAGTTATAGGGGTTCCTGACTCTGGAATACCTGCAGCCATAGGCTTTGCAGAAGAAAGTGGAATACCCTATACCGTAGGGCTAATTAAAAATAAATATATCGGAAGAACTTTTATAAAGCCATCTCAGGAACTCCGAGAAAAGGCGGTCCAGGTAAAACTTAATCCTCTAAAGGTTAATGTGGTAGGGAAAAGAGTCGTGGTGGTAGATGACTCTCTGGTAAGAGGTACAACAAGCAGACTTCTTATTCAGATGCTTAGAAAAGCAGGAGCTACTGAAGTACACTTCCGTTCAGCTTCTCCAGCAGTAAAATATCCATGCTACTTCGGAATCGATACTGCACATAGAAAAGAGCTTATAGCATCAACACACTCTATAGAAGAAATAAAAGAAGTTATCGGAGCTGATTCACTAGATTATCTGACTCTTCAGAATCTTGCAAAGGTTCTAGGAAGTGAAGATTTCTGTTTAGGATGTTTTGATGGAGAGTATCCTGTATGTACCCCAATGGGAGAAGTTTAA
- the purC gene encoding phosphoribosylaminoimidazolesuccinocarboxamide synthase translates to MMKKNMVYEGKAKKVYSTEDPNLVIIHFKDDATSGNGAKKGTIENKGILNNKITATLYEILEKNGIKTHFKKMLNERDQLCEKVDIIPLEVIVRNVIAGSMAARVGIEEGTVPTNTIFEICYKNDKYNDPLINDHHAVAMGVTTYEDLSKIYETTAKINTLLKKTFDEEGITLVDFKIEFGKNKDGEILLADEITPDTCRLWDKETGEKLDKDRFRRDLGGIEEAYIEILKRLGAK, encoded by the coding sequence ATGATGAAAAAGAATATGGTATATGAAGGAAAAGCTAAGAAAGTATACTCTACAGAAGATCCAAATCTAGTTATAATCCACTTTAAAGATGACGCCACTTCTGGAAACGGTGCTAAAAAGGGGACTATCGAAAACAAAGGCATTTTAAACAATAAAATCACTGCCACTCTATATGAGATTCTAGAAAAAAACGGGATAAAAACTCACTTTAAGAAGATGCTAAACGAAAGGGACCAGCTTTGTGAGAAGGTAGATATCATACCTCTAGAAGTAATCGTGAGAAATGTGATCGCAGGTTCTATGGCTGCTAGAGTGGGTATAGAGGAAGGAACTGTTCCTACAAACACGATATTTGAAATCTGCTATAAAAACGATAAGTACAACGACCCTCTTATCAATGACCACCATGCAGTGGCAATGGGTGTAACAACTTATGAGGATCTTTCAAAAATATATGAAACTACCGCTAAGATTAACACCCTTTTGAAAAAAACTTTCGACGAAGAGGGAATTACCCTTGTTGATTTTAAAATAGAATTTGGAAAAAATAAAGACGGGGAGATCCTTCTTGCAGATGAGATAACACCTGATACTTGCAGACTTTGGGACAAGGAAACAGGTGAAAAACTTGATAAAGACAGATTCAGAAGAGACCTCGGAGGTATTGAAGAAGCTTATATCGAAATTTTAAAAAGGCTGGGTGCTAAATAA
- the purK gene encoding 5-(carboxyamino)imidazole ribonucleotide synthase, with product MKKLGIIGGGQLGKMTILEARKMDIYTCVLTEQHPSPASEISNEYIIGSLHDEDKIREISEKCDVLTYEIEHINVEVLKELEAMGKKIFPSSRVIEIIQDKSKQKELLNEKNIPTSRWKRVTEDNLEELKKGFGFPVVQKSCKGGYDGRGVFILKEESDMEKMIQGDSFFEEFIECEKEIAVMVARNFNGDIATYPVVEMVFDDKTNICDTVVAPARITEDQCKKAKELALKCVEALDGVGIFGVEMFLTKEGEILINEIAPRPHNSGHYTIEACKTSQYEQFIRAVLNYSLGNCDLLSPACMVNILGENGYEGKVKVIGMDEMMSVDGAYLHLYGKKDTKPFRKMGHITVLNDSEEEACKLALKAREHLKIISE from the coding sequence TTGAAAAAATTAGGAATTATCGGCGGCGGACAACTTGGAAAGATGACAATTCTTGAAGCTAGAAAAATGGATATCTATACCTGTGTGCTTACAGAGCAGCATCCTTCCCCTGCCAGCGAGATCTCAAACGAATATATTATAGGAAGTCTGCATGACGAGGATAAGATTAGAGAGATATCTGAAAAATGCGACGTACTTACCTACGAAATAGAGCATATAAATGTGGAAGTCTTGAAAGAACTTGAAGCAATGGGGAAAAAGATATTTCCCTCCTCAAGGGTCATTGAGATAATTCAAGATAAATCAAAACAAAAAGAACTCCTTAACGAAAAAAACATCCCTACCTCAAGATGGAAAAGAGTTACCGAAGATAACCTAGAGGAACTGAAAAAAGGTTTTGGATTTCCAGTTGTACAAAAGAGCTGCAAAGGCGGCTATGACGGCAGAGGGGTCTTTATTCTTAAGGAAGAGTCTGATATGGAGAAGATGATCCAGGGGGACAGCTTCTTTGAGGAATTTATAGAGTGTGAAAAAGAGATTGCAGTAATGGTTGCAAGAAATTTCAATGGTGATATCGCTACTTATCCAGTGGTGGAAATGGTATTTGATGATAAAACAAATATATGCGATACTGTAGTTGCACCGGCTAGGATAACTGAAGATCAGTGCAAAAAAGCCAAGGAACTGGCACTTAAATGTGTAGAGGCTCTTGATGGTGTGGGAATATTCGGTGTAGAGATGTTCTTGACAAAAGAGGGAGAGATACTTATTAATGAAATCGCACCAAGACCTCACAACTCCGGACATTACACAATCGAGGCATGCAAAACGTCACAGTACGAACAGTTTATAAGGGCTGTTTTAAACTATAGCTTAGGAAACTGTGACTTACTCTCTCCTGCCTGTATGGTAAACATCTTAGGCGAGAATGGCTACGAGGGGAAAGTCAAGGTTATTGGTATGGATGAGATGATGAGTGTCGACGGGGCCTACCTTCACCTTTACGGAAAAAAAGATACAAAACCATTTAGAAAAATGGGACATATAACAGTTCTCAATGATTCAGAAGAAGAGGCATGTAAGCTAGCGTTAAAGGCGAGAGAACATCTGAAAATAATAAGTGAATAG
- the purE gene encoding 5-(carboxyamino)imidazole ribonucleotide mutase: protein MGKIGIIMGSDSDLPVMSAAAKILDEFKIDYELTVVSAHRTVDKMYEYAKTADERGIDVIIAGAGGAAHLPGMVAAITSVPVIGVPVKSSNLSGLDSLLSIVQMPGGVPVATVAINGAKNAGILAAKIISVKDSTVKETVKKYMADMKEEVEAKAEKVEEMGYVKYLESM from the coding sequence ATGGGGAAAATAGGTATAATTATGGGAAGTGATTCAGATCTGCCAGTGATGAGTGCTGCCGCAAAAATATTAGATGAATTTAAAATAGATTATGAATTGACTGTAGTTTCAGCACACAGAACAGTTGATAAAATGTATGAATATGCAAAAACAGCAGATGAAAGAGGAATAGACGTTATCATAGCCGGTGCAGGTGGGGCAGCCCACCTGCCTGGTATGGTGGCGGCAATAACTAGTGTTCCTGTTATAGGGGTGCCGGTTAAAAGCTCAAATTTAAGCGGTCTTGATTCATTGTTGTCTATAGTACAAATGCCAGGTGGAGTACCTGTGGCAACTGTGGCAATAAACGGAGCAAAAAATGCAGGAATACTTGCAGCAAAAATAATCTCTGTAAAAGACAGCACAGTGAAAGAGACAGTAAAAAAATATATGGCTGATATGAAAGAAGAAGTAGAGGCAAAGGCTGAAAAAGTAGAAGAAATGGGATATGTCAAATATCTCGAAAGTATGTAG